In Corylus avellana chromosome ca2, CavTom2PMs-1.0, the following proteins share a genomic window:
- the LOC132171584 gene encoding peroxidase 42 has product MASNSKALFFFALLSFSAVSLRPAFADNEEDPGLVMNFYKDACPQAEDIIREQVKLLYKRHKNTAFSWLRNIFHDCGVQSCDASLLLDSTRRTLSEKETDRSFGLRNFRYIETIKEAVERECPGVVSCADILVLSARDGIVSLGGPYIPLKTGRRDGRKSRAAVVEEYLPDHNESISVVLERFSAMGINTPGVVALLGAHSVGRTHCVKLVHRLYPEVASELNPDHVEHMLYKCPDPIPDPKAVQYVRNDRGTPMILDNNYYRNILDNKGLLIVDHQLATDKRTKPFVKKMAKSQDYFFKEFSRAIALLSENNPLTGSKGEIRKQCNVANKLH; this is encoded by the exons ATGGCTTCCAATTCCAAAgctctcttcttctttgctTTGTTGTCCTTCTCAGCTGTGTCTCTCAGGCCTGCTTTTGCAGACAATGAGGAAGACCCAGGTCTTGTAATGAACTTTTACAAGGATGCATGTCCTCAGGCTGAGGATATTATCCGGGAACAAGTCAAGCTCCTCTACAAGCGCCACAAGAACACTGCTTTCTCATGGCTCAGGAACATCTTTCATGACTGTGGTGTTCAG TCATGTGATGCTTCACTACTGCTGGACTCTACAAGGAGGACCTTGTCTGAGAAGGAGACAGACAGGAGCTTTGGGCTGAGGAACTTTAGGTACATAGAAACCATCAAAGAAGCTGTGGAGAGGGAGTGCCCTGGAGTTGTTTCCTGTGCAGATATCCTTGTGTTGTCTGCTAGGGATGGCATTGTTTCG CTGGGAGGCCCTTACATCCCTCTGAAGACTGGAAGAAGAGATGGTAGGAAGAGCAGAGCAGCTGTGGTTGAGGAATACCTCCCAGACCACAATGAGAGCATCTCTGTTGTCCTTGAGAGGTTTTCTGCCATGGGTATTAACACCCCTGGAGTGGTTGCTTTGCTAG GAGCTCACAGTGTTGGTCGAACCCACTGTGTGAAGCTGGTGCACCGTTTGTACCCAGAAGTTGCTTCTGAGCTCAACCCGGACCATGTTGAGCACATGCTATACAAGTGCCCTGATCCAATCCCAGATCCTAAGGCTGTTCAATATGTGAGAAATGACCGTGGAACCCCTATGATTCTAGACAACAATTATTACAGGAACATATTGGATAACAAGGGACTATTGATAGTGGACCACCAACTAGCCACCGACAAGAGAACAAAGCCTTTTGTGAAGAAAATGGCGAAGAGCCAGGACTACTTTTTCAAGGAGTTTTCAAGAGCCATCGCCCTTCTCTCTGAGAACAACCCTCTTACTGGTTCAAAGGGTGAGATCAGAAAGCAGTGTAATGTTGCCAACAAGCTTCACTGA